CTTTTCACTTATTATTTCGATAGTGTCGTTCGGACAGGCTGTTTGGCATAAACCGCATGCTACACATTTGTGCTCGTTGTTCTCGTTATGAGGCATAATGAGTTCTCCTCTGAATCTATCGAACATCTTTAGTTCGGCTCGATTTTCCGGATACTGTTCAGTCGTCTTTTTGCGAAAGAACACTTTAATGGTGGTTTTCATTCCTACTAGTAGGGATTTTATTCCACTTAAAAGACCACCAAAATAACTATTCTGCTTATTCATTTTTCTTCTCTCTGTTTAAAAATGAAGTCCAAAGACTACAATTAATACCATTAATATAAGGTTTACCATACTGATAGGAACGAGGTATTTCCACTCTAAAGTAAGTATCTGATCAATACGCAGACGAGGGAAAGTCCATTTAATCCACATAAGTAGGAAAACAACAAAGAAAGCTTTGCCAAAGAACCAGATGAATCCCGGGATATAATCCATTATAGCATTGAAACCACTTAAGCCTGCTATATGCAGAGGCATCCATCCTCCTAGAAAAATGGTAGCAGCAACTGATGCAACAATAAACATATTCAAGTATTCTGCCAAATAGAAGAAACCAAAGTGCATACCACTATACTCTGTGTGATATCCAGCTGTTAATTCACTTTCTGCTTCAGGAAGGTCAAATGGGCCTCTGTTGGTTTCAGCATTGCCGGCAATGAGGTAAATTATAAAAGCAATTAATGCGGGTATATGCCCTTTAAATATGAACCAACCATCTGCCTGATTGGCTACTATTTCTGAAAACTGCATACTGCCAGTCAGCACAACCATTGTGAGTATAGATAATCCTACTGATAACTCATAACTGATGATTTGGGCTCCGCTTCGCATGGCCCCGATAAGTGAAAATTTATTGTTACTACTCCATCCTGCGAGTAAAATACCAACAACACCTATGGAAGATGCTGCTAATAGAAAAAACACTCCTACATTAAAGTCAAGCACTTCCATTCCTTTATTAATAGGAATGCATGAAAAGGCTAAGATAGAGGCAAGGATAACCATGAAAGGTGCAAGTTCATAAAGAAATTTATCAGAGTTCTTTAATGTAATAATTTCTTTGATAAGCATCTTTATTACATCGGCGAAAACTTGTATGCTTCCCCATTTTCCTACACGATTAGGTCCTAAGCGACACTGAAAAAATGCGCAAACCTTACGCTCCATATAAATCAGAATAACAGCAAGTATGGCATACATCAAAATGATGCATACTCCTATTGCTATACACTCTATGGCTACAGCCAAACTTTCTGGCATGAAAGAAGTCAGCATTTGGTGTATCCAGCTAGTTACTATACTAAAATCGAACATATAATTGATATATAATTTGCTTTTTGCCTATGAATTTTATCTGTCTATGTCTGGTACTACATAATCTAAGGTACCACCAATAGCTATTAAATCGGCTATTTTCCCTCCGCGGCTAATTGTATCTACTACAGATACTAGTGGCAATCCTGTGCTGCGAAAATGCAGACGATAAGGAGTCTTCTCTCCATGACTTTCTAGAAATACGCCAAACTCCCCTCTACTACCTTCTACGGCAGCGTAGTAGGAACCTTCCGGAACTCTAATAATCGGCTTCATT
This is a stretch of genomic DNA from uncultured Bacteroides sp.. It encodes these proteins:
- a CDS encoding 4Fe-4S binding protein; its protein translation is MNKQNSYFGGLLSGIKSLLVGMKTTIKVFFRKKTTEQYPENRAELKMFDRFRGELIMPHNENNEHKCVACGLCQTACPNDTIEIISEKIETEEGKKKKILKTYKYDLGSCIFCQLCVNACPHDAITFDQTFEHATFNRDSLIHTLNHKGSKVIEKK
- the nuoH gene encoding NADH-quinone oxidoreductase subunit NuoH, coding for MFDFSIVTSWIHQMLTSFMPESLAVAIECIAIGVCIILMYAILAVILIYMERKVCAFFQCRLGPNRVGKWGSIQVFADVIKMLIKEIITLKNSDKFLYELAPFMVILASILAFSCIPINKGMEVLDFNVGVFFLLAASSIGVVGILLAGWSSNNKFSLIGAMRSGAQIISYELSVGLSILTMVVLTGSMQFSEIVANQADGWFIFKGHIPALIAFIIYLIAGNAETNRGPFDLPEAESELTAGYHTEYSGMHFGFFYLAEYLNMFIVASVAATIFLGGWMPLHIAGLSGFNAIMDYIPGFIWFFGKAFFVVFLLMWIKWTFPRLRIDQILTLEWKYLVPISMVNLILMVLIVVFGLHF